Proteins encoded in a region of the Vibrio sp. CB1-14 genome:
- a CDS encoding LacI family DNA-binding transcriptional regulator: MATIKDVSELAGVSQATVSRVINGTSRVSHDKKLKVEKAIKELAYKPNSIAQALAFSRTGSVGIMVPELGGPFYSGILHNMEEHLRRFGYHVVVSAGSNTEASQKESIEFLISRRVDALIVHAQNVPDDYLIQIEESGIPLVIINRFIPEMKSSCITIDNELGGKIATQYLLKMGHTDIVCITGPLDKSDARGRLQGYRNALFDAGIEYDEVLVAEASFTEESGASAMEKIIRRKCHFTAVFATNDHMALGAYEVLAEQGYSVPEQVSLIGFDDILFARYLTPKLTTMNFPIEQMSLEAVQLVIQKLGNNKCDVNFKLLPSLVVRNSVKDLLTTL, encoded by the coding sequence TTGGCGACTATCAAAGATGTTTCAGAGTTAGCAGGTGTATCTCAGGCGACAGTATCACGAGTCATCAACGGTACCAGCCGAGTGAGTCACGACAAAAAGCTGAAGGTTGAAAAAGCCATTAAAGAGCTGGCTTATAAACCCAACTCAATCGCCCAAGCGCTTGCGTTTAGTCGCACCGGAAGTGTCGGTATCATGGTACCGGAACTAGGCGGCCCGTTTTATTCTGGGATACTTCACAACATGGAAGAGCACCTTAGACGCTTTGGCTATCATGTCGTCGTCAGTGCGGGTTCGAATACGGAAGCGAGTCAAAAAGAGTCGATTGAGTTTTTAATTAGCCGCCGAGTCGATGCGTTGATTGTTCATGCGCAAAATGTTCCCGATGACTACTTAATTCAAATTGAAGAGTCAGGTATTCCGCTTGTGATTATCAATCGATTCATTCCGGAAATGAAATCAAGTTGTATCACCATCGACAATGAACTTGGTGGAAAAATAGCAACACAATATCTCCTTAAAATGGGTCACACGGATATTGTTTGTATTACAGGTCCTTTAGATAAATCCGATGCTAGAGGACGTCTGCAAGGTTATAGAAATGCACTGTTTGACGCAGGTATTGAATATGATGAAGTGCTTGTTGCCGAAGCGTCATTTACCGAAGAAAGTGGTGCCAGTGCAATGGAAAAAATAATAAGGAGGAAATGCCACTTTACCGCAGTATTTGCTACTAATGATCATATGGCTTTAGGTGCGTATGAGGTGCTGGCAGAGCAAGGATATTCAGTGCCAGAACAAGTGTCACTCATTGGATTTGATGACATTTTGTTCGCTCGTTATTTAACGCCAAAATTAACGACAATGAACTTCCCAATTGAACAAATGAGTTTGGAAGCTGTACAGCTTGTTATTCAAAAATTGGGGAATAATAAGTGCGACGTTAATTTTAAACTACTCCCTTCACTAGTGGTTAGAAATTCAGTTAAGGATCTACTTACTACCCTATAA